In Tubulanus polymorphus chromosome 8, tnTubPoly1.2, whole genome shotgun sequence, one genomic interval encodes:
- the LOC141909967 gene encoding uncharacterized protein LOC141909967, whose translation MWRLFGYKMSENTPIPDDPTTITTTAETSAADDANNAPKRVTAARRSSSNSDAMPPPCSTSAVAYAKKNLPIRPGIVWAIGARLEIMDEYGKWYSGRIAEMDERKKLVLVHYDGWNVRYNEWLEMETEMIRPLIRHSDRNDEKQAKQMIFKVDDEVLGKWTDGRFYSAKIIALLMKDELYEVLFDDGFTRKLSPTQVKAAVPTSKKRVDSSEAKESDYFEGLDKSATVTKSGRKATLITTALMKERRRSSNSNVGDKRERSLSTGSQQSGRSRSLSRSSLRERCVSGGSDAVEPAPSSGGLADIVDGKASLERAECNASSPLTESANEIKKEQTDESTSAEKVTTVSPKSKKVKKKHKDGLDFGKSKSSKKATSNDEGGSGEKKKRSSDAGSSEKKKKKERRSSEKKERRRKSGDRHHSTKEKMSPVKSGVKTALKFETGDSGSDATPPGGDLMNDASPSPPPPQPEKKKVIMTAAFRREMERREKLGESVDVEQVLKSETPAPSNQQTTVTPAPSHQPIEPPVPSNAQTGPASPNQQKTELLALSNQQTEIGPPAPPDQQTDVRTTVGQSKQIDEEKAVCSIASAAVVKEAPTEIKLEPNEEPDNRLNVKAREKPSFDDILPPPFKKQRLDSSVSEPTTAPVAEAPPTIQDSPMEVSETSPSPSRKKYPRRDRRGKTGAKPLNSTPAADPGAGGDSAAAGLAPVAPPVVAPPSCSKAFVIEEDHNPFKCPYDDCNKSFRKDRLLEYHIKYYHDDDNNSKPVLPPRKRRKTTSICSTDSDMSIQSGSMMLQQQQQQQQQQQQQQQQRSRTRTVSTRSEVDVVHGGGTDEEYEVVTIDDHNTNNIHHQVAARERYESLGCESIDVTEDEQVDPTREEEVVNCVCLDNFENGLMIQCELCLCWQHVTCLSLPEDALPSEYICIFCVSPKGLRKSATFSYDQEWLKNGVLPKFKFLTSDAVKTDHQTALLKGTNSLIGDIHNLNKVLRGLRQKIALASCDDHPDLKIWSKHWEVEQEVPIDQDATANKDTESTATVDEVAKNITEFTDLLPEGAAVEDEDGIDLSMDVDSVEQTGVRVGLSLDSGLTTASAQEIDLSGQLDAFSFPTASQNQSNLESSAGRNESNQESCAGQNEQNQESSTVHESNLESSTGKTESNLESSTGHKESNLESSAGKIEVNLESSAGKNESNLGSSAAHNESNLESSAGQNEPNQESSAVQNESNLESSTGQNQSNLESSTGQNQSNLESSTGQNESNLESSTGQNQSSTGNEKTLENLDENRAPTPTVIEEPSSEEPRKTEPGNTNHESVNPDGDELEESMIDDETSFKLRIEETDEESNSSLMFLDRSRSFQTKTPVVDSMPVDDSMPVNNSLPIKDSVPAEDSVPVDDSLLGEESMPAEDSVPVDDSLPVNDSVLGEESMPAEDSVPVDDSLPVNDSVPVDDSVPVDDSLPVNDSEPVNDSLLVNDSLPGEESMLVDDKQEGTCQQEVTPERNVTNTSDNIANLDPVDTPAIADLDLTETSAVDDPDHGDVSENKMDEESTKNKFKLEDSDRSPDKTDVDTNETSAKSEVRSCEPCFSDSDLITSKKDSARSLDNGLVDSAERSETIARPSRGADDDTNQSLTDHTYFPPTYKHSPAPTGVRLTGNSVWTPVKGSNLDVVDDEVDDELLEDGDDDSNLVEMMPIGQNPTDECRQNLLLHIMSLQDEIDKRLDLIDEQVTGLEEIEGPFPGACEPTSDDQDVLADLPVVKKSFKTLLLDLAKVRKFASMP comes from the exons ATGTGGAGATTGTTTGGATATAAAATGTCTGAAAACACACCGATCCCCGATGACCCGACGACAATAACGACGACCGCGGAAACCTCCGCCGCAGACGACGCCAACAATGCGCCGAAACGAGTTACCGCGGCGAGAAGATCGTCCAGTAATTCGGACGCGATGCCGCCCCCGTGCTCCACCTCGGCGGTCGCGTACGCGAAGAAGAATTTGCCGATACGTCCCGGAATCGTTTGGGCGATCGGGGCGCGACTCGAGATCATGGACGAATACGGAAAATG GTATTCGGGTAGAATCGCTGAAATGGACGAACGTAAGAAGCTAGTTCTAGTTCATTACGACGGTTGGAACGTCAGATACAACGAGTGGTTAGAGATGGAAACAGAAATGATTCGACCTTTAATTCGACATTCGGATCGCAACGACGAGAAACAGGCGAAACAAATG ATTTTCAAAGTGGATGATGAAGTTTTGGGTAAATGGACCGACGGTAGATTCTACTCCGCTAAAATCATCGCTCTTCTCATGAAAGACG AATTGTATGAAGTGCTGTTTGACGATGGGTTCACCAGAAAACTGTCTCCGACACAAGTGAAAGCCGCCGTTCCAACTTCTAAGAAG AGAGTCGATTCGTCGGAGGCGAAAGAAAGCGATTATTTCGAAGGTTTAGATAAATCGGCAACCGTCACGAAGTCCGGACGAAAAGCGACGTTAATAACGACGGCGTTGATGAAAGAACGTCGTCGGAGTTCGAATTCGAACGTCGGAGATAAACGCGAGCGTTCGCTGTCAACCGGATCGCAGCAGTCCGGCCGGTCACGTTCGCTGTCGAGGAGCTCCCTGCGGGAACGATGCGTATCGGGCGGTTCGGACGCGGTTGAACCGGCGCCATCTAGTGGCGGACTCGCGGATATCGTCGACGGGAAAGCTTCGCTCGAGCGGGCGGAATGCAACGCGTCGAGTCCTTTAACCGAATCGGCGAACGAGATAAAGAAAGAGCAGACGGATGAGAGTACGTCTGCCGAGAAGGTCACCACCGTGTCTCCGAAGAGCAAAAAGGTCAAGAAGAAACACAAAGACGGCCTGGATTTCGGAAAGAGCAAATCGTCGAAAAAGGCGACGAGCAACGACGAGGGCGGCTCCGGAGAGAAGAAGAAGAGATCGTCGGACGCGGGATCGAGCgagaaaaagaagaagaaagaGCGACGATCGAGCGAAAAGAAAGAGAGACGACGCAAGTCGGGCGATCGACACCACAGTACGAAAGAAAAAATGTCACCCGTGAAAAGCGGCGTAAAAACGGCGTTGAAGTTCGAAACGGGTGATTCTGGTAGCGACGcgacgccccctggtggtgaTTTGATGAACGATGCTTCGCCATCTCCCCCGCCGCCGCAGCCCGAGAAGAAAAAGGTGATCATGACCGCGGCGTTTCGCCGGGAGATGGAACGTCGCGAGAAATTAGGGGAGAGCGTCGACGTGGAGCAGGTTCTGAAGAGTGAAACACCGGCGCCCTCTAACCAGCAGACGACGGTAACACCGGCGCCCTCTCACCAGCCGATCGAACCACCTGTGCCCTCGAATGCACAGACAGGACCGGCGTCCCCTAACCAGCAGAAGACCGAACTATTAGCACTCTCTAACCAGCAGACAGAGATAGGACCACCGGCGCCCCCTGACCAGCAGACGGACGTTCGAACAACAGTCGGCCAATCAAAACAGATCGATGAAGAGAAAG CCGTCTGCTCGATAGCGTCTGCCGCTGTTGTAAAGGAAGCACCGACTGAAATTAAACTCGAACCGAATGAAGAACCCGACAATCGACTCAACGTTAAAGCGAGAGAGAAG CCGTCGTTTGACGATATTTTGCCGCCGCCGTTTAAAAAACAGCGTTTAGATTCGTCGGTTAGTGAACCGACGACAGCACCAGTCGCGGAAGCGCCACCTACGATACAAGACTCGCCGATGGAAGTATCGGAGACGTCGCCGTCGCCGAGTAGGAAGAAATACCCGCGTCGAGACAGGCGCGGAAAAACTGGCGCGAAACCGTTGAATTCTACGCCAGCTGCCGATCCGGGCGCGGGCGGCGACTCGGCAGCCGCCGGACTAGCaccggtggcgccaccggtGGTCGCGCCGCCGTCGTGCAGTAAGGCGTTCGTCATCGAGGAGGACCACAACCCGTTCAAATGTCCGTACGACGACTGCAACAAGAGTTTCCGTAAAGATCGTCTGCTCGAGTACCACATCAAATATTACCACGACGACGACAACAACAGTAAaccggtgctgccacctaggAAACGACGCAAAACTACGAGCATCT GTTCTACAGACTCGGATATGTCGATCCAGTCCGGGTCGATGATGCttcaacaacagcagcagcagcagcagcagcagcagcagcagcagcagcagcgtaGTAGAACGAGGACTGTATCGACTCGCAGTGAGGTCGACGTCGTACACGGAGGAGGAACCGATGAGGAATACGAGGTCGTTACCATCGACGATCACAACACCAACAACA TTCAccaccaggtggcagcacGAGAGCGTTACGAATCGCTGGGCTGCGAGTCGATCGACGTCACCGAGGACGAACAGGTCGACCCGACTCGCGAGGAAGAGGTCGTCAACTGCGTCTGTCTCGATAACTTTGAAAACGGTCTTATGATACAG TGTGAGTTGTGTTTATGTTGGCAACACGTGACCTGTTTGAGTCTCCCGGAAGATGCTCTGCCCAGTGAATATATCTGCATATTCTGCGTCAGTCCTAAAG GTTTGCGTAAAAGTGCTACGTTCAGCTACGATCAGGAATGGTTGAAAAACGGCGTTTTaccgaaattcaaatttctgaCGTCGGACGCGGTGAAAACCGATCACCAGACGGCGCTACTGAAAGGAACTAACAGTCTCATTGGTGATATTCACAATCTCAATAAAGTGCTGCGCGGCCTTCGTCAGAAAATTGCTCTTGCCAG ttgcGACGATCATCCGGACTTGAAAATCTGGTCGAAACACTGGGAGGTCGAACAGGAAGTGCCGATTGACCAGGACGCCACGGCGAATAAAGACACTGAATCCACGGCGACCGTCGACGAGGTCGCTAAAAATATCACCGAGTTCACCGATCTGTTACCAGAGGGCGCCGCCGTCGAAGATGAAGACGGTATCGATTTGTCGATGGACGTGGATTCGGTCGAGCAGACGGGCGTCAGAGTCGGGTTGAGTTTAGACAGCGGTTTAACGACGGCAAGCGCGCAGGAGATCGATCTCAGCGGACAGCTAGATGCGTTTAGCTTTCCGACCGCTAGTCAAAATCAGTCGAATCTGGAGTCATCGGCAGGTCGAAATGAGTCAAATCAAGAGTCGTGTGCAGGTCAAAATGAGCAAAATCAAGAGTCGTCTACAGTTCATGAGTCGAATCTGGAGTCATCTACAGGTAAAACCGAGTCGAATCTGGAGTCATCTACAGGTCATAAGGAATCAAATCTGGAGTCGTCTGCAGGTAAAATTGAGGTGAATTTGGAGTCATCTGCAGGTAAAAATGAGTCAAATCTAGGGTCATCTGCAGCTCATAATGAGTCGAATCTGGAGTCATCTGCAGGGCAAAATGAGCCAAATCAAGAGTCATCTGCAGTTCAAAACGAGTCGAATCTGGAGTCATCTACAGGTCAAAACCAGTCAAATCTGGAGTCGTCTACAGGTCAAAACCAGTCGAATCTGGAGTCGTCTACAGGTCAAAATGAGTCGAATCTGGAGTCGTCTACAGGTCAAAACCAGTCGAGCACTGGCAATGAAAAAACTCTTGAAAATCTCGATGAGAATCGGGCTCCGACGCCCACCGTGATAGAAGAACCATCTTCTGAAGAACCGCGTAAAACCGAACCTGGAAATACAAACCACGAATCAGTGAACCCTGACGGTGATGAATTAGAGGAATCTATGATCGATGACGAGACAAGTTTTAAATTACGAATCGAGGAAACGGACGAAGAATCGAATTCAAGTTTGATGTTTCTCGATCGAAGTCGATCGTTCCAAACGAAAACACCGGTCGTCGACTCAATGCCGGTCGATGACTCAATGCCGGTCAATAACTCTCTACCCATCAAAGACTCTGTGCCGGCCGAAGACTCTGTGCCGGTCGATGACTCTCTGCTAGGTGAGGAGTCAATGCCGGCCGAAGACTCTGTGCCAGTCGATGACTCTCTGCCGGTCAATGACTCTGTGCTAGGTGAGGAGTCAATGCCGGCCGAAGACTCTGTGCCAGTCGATGACTCTCTGCCGGTCAATGACTCTGTGCCAGTCGATGACTCTGTGCCAGTCGATGACTCTCTACCGGTCAATGACTCTGAGCCGGTCAATGACTCTCTGCTGGTCAATGATTCTCTGCCAGGTGAGGAGTCAATGCTGGTCGATGACAAACAGGAAGGGACCTGCCAACAAGAAGTGACCCCTGAACGGAATGTGACCAATACGTCTGATAATATTGCTAACCTTGACCCGGTCGATACGCCCGCCATCGCCGACCTTGACCTGACCGAAACGTCTGCCGTCGATGACCCTGACCACGGTGATGTAAGCGAAAATAAAATGGATGAGGAGTCGACGaagaacaaattcaaattggaGGACTCCGATCGGTCTCCGGACAAAACTGACGTTGATACGAACGAAACCTCAGCGAAAAGTGAAGTCCGCAGTtgtgaaccgtgttttagtgATTCGGATTTGATTACGAGTAAAAAAGATTCCGCTCGTTCGTTGGACAACGGTCTCGTAGATTCGGCGGAGCGATCAGAAACGATCGCCCGACCATCGCGGGGAGCAGACGACGATACTAATCAATCGTTAACCGATCACACGTACTTCCCTCCGACTTATAAACATTCTCCGGCTCCGACTGGAGTCCGGCTTACTGGTAATAGTGTGTGGACACCGGTGAAG GGATCGAATTTAGATGTGGTCGATGATGAGGTCGACGATGAACTGTTAGAGGACGGCGACGATGACAGTAACCTGGTGGAGATGATGCCGATCGGTCAGAACCCGACGGACGAATGCCGACAGAATCTGCTGTTACACATCATGTCGCTGCAAGATGAAATCGATAAACGACTCGATTTAATCGATGAACAAGTGACAG GGTTGGAGGAAATCGAAGGCCCGTTCCCCGGAGCGTGTGAACCGACGAGCGATGATCAGGACGTGCTCGCCGATTTACCAGTCGTTAAGAAATCGTTTAAAACTCTACTACTCGACCTCGCGAAGGTCAGGAAGTTCGCCTCGATGCCTTGA
- the LOC141909720 gene encoding uncharacterized protein LOC141909720 isoform X1: MFPMKLILIGACLVCLTSATLESERLQNTITTQFYQMTPAQWTPLTSRFKDILLIDLNGYCRNNPAACGINNNLTLYKNFSASDIVFSPAPRQNKHYLVISLYVTLPAGGSLSTPQLTQFVLYKNALMDIMNTSRPDINRDLGFDVVQIGLDEYYKSPDRQMNVVMIPISFVVLLIIICITVGLECYSKRKEKEEKRQQRIQKQHDRKLETQAKNNKTKVGPSPEETPNHILENETDKPARWNSSSRESFNKMALTADDKPDETGATNQPNGIDGVEVDAVDGVGIVVVGTADGAERTDSPPPPDYSTDNGGLDMNGIVETEADNYLNSESGAGDFAELQMNDNPDSLGRKTLPPIEHVEDYERRQRKHKKRKSPKNRDDENNATNFANAAFEDDGDDDCHVAPPPYSSPDNNELNGHQGDIPVSYAPHATDLYGRNITTEM, from the exons ATGTTTCCGATGAAGCTAATTTTAATCGGCGCCTGTTTGGTTTGTCTGACATCAGCCACTTTAGAAA GTGAACGATTACAGAACACGATTACcacgcaattttatcagatgacTCCAGCACAA TGGACCCCGTTGACCAGCAGATTCAAGGATATTTTGCTGATTGATTTAAACGGTTATTGTCGTAACAACCCGGCCGCTTGCGGAATCAACAATAATCTAACTCTCTATAA GAATTTCTCAGCGAGTGACATCGTCTTCTCTCCGGCTCCGAGGCAGAATAAACATTATCTAGTGATCTCCCTGTACGTGACTCTACCGGCCGGCGGTAGTCTCAGCACTCCGCAACTTACACAATTTGTGCTATATAAAAACGCGCTGATGG ATATAATGAACACTTCGCGGCCGGATATTAACCGTGATTTAGGGTTCGACGTCGTGCAGATCGGACTCGACGAATACTACAAATCGCCCGATCGACAAATGAACGTCGTCATGATTCCGATTTCGTTCGTCGTGTTGTTGATTATAATTTGCATCACGGTCGGATTGGAATGTTACAG CAAACGCAAAGAAAAGGAAGAAAAACGCCAGCAACGAATCCAAAAACAACACGATCGCAAATTGGAAACACAGGCGAAGAACAACAAGACGAAGGTCGGACCGTCTCCCGAGGAGACTCCTAATCATATCCTAGAAAACGAGACCGATAAACCTgc TCGTTGGAATTCTTCGAGTCGCGAGTCGTTCAATAAGATGGCGCTCACCGCCGACGATAAGCCCGACGAGACCGGCGCTACGAACCAACCGAACGGTATAGACGGCGTTGAAGTCGACGCGGTAGATGGCGTCGGCATAGTTGTGGTCGGTACGGCAGACGGAGCGGAACGGACCGACTCGCCGCCGCCGCCCGACTACTCGACGGATAACGGCGGATTAGATATGAACGGCATCGTCGAAACAGAAGCTGATAATTACTTGAACTCGGAATCGGGCGCCGG cGACTTCGCCGAACTGCAAATGAACGACAATCCTGATTCGCTCGGACGAAAAACGCTGCCACCTATCGAGCACGTCGAAGACTACGAACGACGCCAGCGAAAACACAAAAAACGTAAATCCCCAAAAAATCGCGACGACGAAAACAACGCAACGAATTTCGCCAACGCCGCGTTCGAAGACGACGGCGACGACGACTGCCACGTGGCGCCCCCTCCGTACTCGTCGCCCGATAATAATGAACTAAACGGTCACCAGGGGGACATACCGGTATCGTACGCGCCGCACGCCACCGATCTTTACGGACGAAACATCACGACGGAAATGTGA
- the LOC141909720 gene encoding uncharacterized protein LOC141909720 isoform X2 produces MFPMKLILIGACLVCLTSATLESERLQNTITTQFYQMTPAQWTPLTSRFKDILLIDLNGYCRNNPAACGINNNLTLYKNFSASDIVFSPAPRQNKHYLVISLYVTLPAGGSLSTPQLTQFVLYKNALMDIMNTSRPDINRDLGFDVVQIGLDEYYKSPDRQMNVVMIPISFVVLLIIICITVGLECYSKRKEKEEKRQQRIQKQHDRKLETQAKNNKTKVGPSPEETPNHILENETDKPARWNSSSRESFNKMALTADDKPDETGATNQPNGIDGVEVDAVDGVGIVVVGTADGAERTDSPPPPDYSTDNGGLDMNGIVETEADNYLNSESGAGKSAATTEL; encoded by the exons ATGTTTCCGATGAAGCTAATTTTAATCGGCGCCTGTTTGGTTTGTCTGACATCAGCCACTTTAGAAA GTGAACGATTACAGAACACGATTACcacgcaattttatcagatgacTCCAGCACAA TGGACCCCGTTGACCAGCAGATTCAAGGATATTTTGCTGATTGATTTAAACGGTTATTGTCGTAACAACCCGGCCGCTTGCGGAATCAACAATAATCTAACTCTCTATAA GAATTTCTCAGCGAGTGACATCGTCTTCTCTCCGGCTCCGAGGCAGAATAAACATTATCTAGTGATCTCCCTGTACGTGACTCTACCGGCCGGCGGTAGTCTCAGCACTCCGCAACTTACACAATTTGTGCTATATAAAAACGCGCTGATGG ATATAATGAACACTTCGCGGCCGGATATTAACCGTGATTTAGGGTTCGACGTCGTGCAGATCGGACTCGACGAATACTACAAATCGCCCGATCGACAAATGAACGTCGTCATGATTCCGATTTCGTTCGTCGTGTTGTTGATTATAATTTGCATCACGGTCGGATTGGAATGTTACAG CAAACGCAAAGAAAAGGAAGAAAAACGCCAGCAACGAATCCAAAAACAACACGATCGCAAATTGGAAACACAGGCGAAGAACAACAAGACGAAGGTCGGACCGTCTCCCGAGGAGACTCCTAATCATATCCTAGAAAACGAGACCGATAAACCTgc TCGTTGGAATTCTTCGAGTCGCGAGTCGTTCAATAAGATGGCGCTCACCGCCGACGATAAGCCCGACGAGACCGGCGCTACGAACCAACCGAACGGTATAGACGGCGTTGAAGTCGACGCGGTAGATGGCGTCGGCATAGTTGTGGTCGGTACGGCAGACGGAGCGGAACGGACCGACTCGCCGCCGCCGCCCGACTACTCGACGGATAACGGCGGATTAGATATGAACGGCATCGTCGAAACAGAAGCTGATAATTACTTGAACTCGGAATCGGGCGCCGG GAAATCGGCAGCTACTACTGAACTCTAG
- the LOC141909577 gene encoding phosducin-like protein 3, with protein sequence MQDPNADTQWNDVLRAKGIIPDKEQPEITEDDVVKMVEQTIQDKTTGKDYGEMNLNELNENEDDISDEDERMFEEYRRQRILEMKEKLNQCRFGDVREISKSDWVTEVNKAGDGIWVVVHVYSDAIPLCRLVNNHLSKLAQKFASTKFLKGKADVCIQNYPDKNLPTIFVYRDNEMKKQFIGPLSIGTTKLTVDELEWLLSETGAVETTLEENPRKQVRDVMSSASIFHSKTESSDDENDW encoded by the exons ATGCAG GACCCGAACGCTGACACGCAGTGGAACGACGTACTACGAGCTAAAGGAATCATCCCTGATAAAGAACAACCGGAAATAACCGAGGATGATGTCGTTAAAATGGTCGAACAGACAATACAAGATAAAACTACAG GTAAAGACTACGGCGAAATGAATCTCAAcgaattgaatgaaaatgaagatgatatttcCGATGAAGATGAAAGGATGTTCGAGGAATACAG ACGTCAGAGGATTCTAGAAATGAAGGAGAAGTTGAATCAATGCCGATTCGGAGACGTGCGGGAAATCTCAAAGTCCGACTGGGTCACCGAGGTCAATAAAGCCGGAGATGGAATCTGGGTCGTCGTCCATGTCTACAGTGACGC GATACCCCTGTGTAGATTAGTGAACAATCATCTATCGAAGTTAGCTCAGAAGTTCGCGTCGACGAAATTCCTGAAGGGCAAAGCGGACGTTTGTATTCAGAATTATCCGGATAAAAATCTGCCGACGATTTTCGTTTACCGCGACAACGAGATGAAGAAACAGTTCATCGGACCGCTGTCGATCGGAACAACGAAACTAACTGTCGACG AGTTGGAGTGGTTGCTATCGGAGACGGGCGCCGTCGAGACGACGCTCGAAGAGAACCCGCGTAAACAAGTTCGCGACGTCATGTCGTCTGCTTCGATATTTCACTCGAAAACTGAATCATCCGACGACGAAAACGATTGGtag
- the LOC141909618 gene encoding kelch-like protein 12 encodes MVITVDGATLDDAGARERVWNMKETRLVSLDNHTHNAFHVMRELREREELCDITLCVDGVRFNAHKIVLAGCSPYLRAMFTNGMLETEKSLVSIRGIESPTMRLILDFIYCGVVEITTGNVQALLQGASLLNMSGLRNVCCQFLQAQIEASNCLGIQSFADVYSCVELETAARHYVERHFADVVRSDEFFQLPESRLVELLKSESIQVEREEQIFEAAMSWIDWDPLRRAPNVCRVLPHVKLAHLDRDYLEERVVRADFVRACSKCQNVIAMAMRVKTDNNALATIRPRAQPQCIFVVGGRTSVASQLSSMERYDVVRDQWIPMGSMKHPRTAVGAATLRGLMYTIGGERAVPGENEDTLYLHNVECYDPILKDWTNKCDMKMPRSFIATVAFGGYLYAIGGENRNCSFDLVERYCPQTDSWCYVSSMKKKRAGAGAAVCEGRLYVAGGYDKTFHTDRASVECYDPEHQEWTFTAEMSKARSGLVLVAIEYFIFAIGGRFRHTDRYSDLVERYNTLTEKWDTMAAMNTPRAWPAAAVFDGKVYIMGGFDGFNRLRTAEVYDPTRDTWTYVSNMNISRAGSGSAVV; translated from the exons atgGTAATTACCGTG GATGGTGCTACATTAGACGACGCGGGGGCGCGCGAGAGAGTTTGGAACATGAAAGAGACGCGGCTGGTCAGTCTAGACAATCACACGCACAATGCGTTCCACGTGATGCGCGAACTGCGTGAACGCGAGGAACTCTGCGACATCACGCTGTGCGTCGATGGCGTCCGGTTCAATGCGCATAAAATCGTGCTCGCCGGCTGCAGCCCGTATTTACGCGCGATGTTTACGAACGGAATGCTCGAAACGGAGAAGAGTCTCGTCTCGATACGCGGCATCGAGTCGCCGACGATGCGGCTGATTTTGGATTTTATTTACTGCGGCGTCGTCGAGATCACGACCGGCAACGTGCAGGCGTTGCTGCAAGGCGCCAGTTTGCTGAACATGTCCGGATTGAGGAACGTTTGCTGCCAGTTCCTGCAAGCACAAATCGAGGCTTCCAACTGCTTAG GTATTCAATCGTTCGCCGATGTTTACTCGTGCGTCGAACTAGAAACTGCTGCCCGACACTACGTCGAACGTCACTTCGCCGACGTCGTGCGTTCCGACGAGTTCTTTCAGCTGCCCGAGTCGCGGCTCGTCGAGTTGCTGAAGAGCGAGTCGATCCAGGTCGAGCGCGAGGAGCAGATATTCGAGGCGGCGATGTCGTGGATCGATTGGGACCCGTTGCGCCGCGCGCCGAACGTCTGCCGCGTTCTGCCGCACGTGAAACTCGCGCACCTCGACAGGGACTACCTTGAAGAGCGGGTCGTTCGCGCCGACTTCGTTCGCGCGTGTTCGAAGTGCCAGAACGTGATCGCCATGGCGATGCGCGTCAAAACGGACAACAACGCGTTGGCGACGATCCGCCCGCGCGCGCAGCCGCAGTGCATATTCGTGGTCGGCGGACGGACTAGTGTCGCTAGTCAGTTGAGCAGCATGGAGCGTTACGACGTAGTCCGCGACCAGTGGATACCGATG ggTAGTATGAAGCACCCTCGTACGGCGGTCGGGGCCGCGACGCTGCGCGGGCTGATGTACACGATCGGCGGGGAACGCGCCGTGCCCGGCGAGAACGAAGACACGCTTTATCTGCACAACGTCGAGTGCTACGACCCGATACTGAAAGATTGGACGAACAAGTGCGATATGAAAATGCCGCGGTCTTTCATCGCGACAGTCGCATTCGGTGGATATCTATACGCCATAG gaGGTGAGAATCGTAATTGTAGTTTTGATTTAGTAGAACGTTATTGTCCTCAAACGGATTCCTGGTGCTACGTGTCGAGTATGAAGAAGAAGCGCGCGGGAGCCGGAGCAGCCGTCTGTGAAGGTCGGCTTTACGTTGCTG gTGGTTACGATAAAACGTTTCATACGGACCGCGCGAGCGTCGAATGTTACGACCCCGAACATCAGGAATGGACGTTCACCGCTGAAATGTCGAAAGCTCGCTCGGGTCTCGTGCTAGTCGCGatcgaatatttcatattcgcgATCGGAGGACGGTTTCGACACACCGACAGATATTCAGACCTTGTCGAACG ATACAACACGTTAACGGAGAAGTGGGATACGATGGCCGCGATGAACACACCGCGAGCGTGGCCGGCCGCCGCCGTCTTCGACGGTAAAGTCTACATCATGGGCGGTTTCGACGGATTCAACCGGCTGCGTACGGCCGAGGTTTACGACCCGACTCGCGACACGTGGACATACGTCAGCAATATGAATATCAGCCGCGCTGGTAGCGGTTCCGCAGTCGTCTGA